A window of Cryptomeria japonica chromosome 3, Sugi_1.0, whole genome shotgun sequence contains these coding sequences:
- the LOC131074558 gene encoding aspartyl protease AED3-like, giving the protein MAKRLCSVLVSFLILVSVCAENSKVARVNLASFTWKDAEDNKNCSPGGLETSSLSVMHIQGKCSPFRLPNSSWWKAISESIKGDTQRYRAMVKGEWSAGKSIVNPQEDTDLPLASGHAINTGNYIIKLGFGTPVQSFYTVLDTGSYIAWIPCNPCSGCSSEQFEPSKSSTYKYLTCASQQCQSLGVCENNDNNVNCSSTQGYGDKSEVDELMSSETLTVGSQPVEDFVFGCASAARGLTQSTPGLVGFGKDPLSFVSQTATLYDSTFSYCLPSLFSSAFTGYLMLGKGALSTVQGLKFTPLLSNAVNPYFYYVGLNGISVGEELVSIPPGTLSLDESTGRGSIID; this is encoded by the coding sequence ATGGCAAAGCGTCTATGCTCAGTCCTAGTGTCTTTTCTAATACTCGTTTCTGTGTGCGCAGAAAACAGCAAGGTTGCAAGAGTAAATCTTGCGTCATTCACCTGGAAAGATGCTGAGGATAACAAGAACTGCTCTCCGGGTGGATTGGAAACATCAAGTTTGAGTGTGATGCACATTCAGGGCAAGTGTTCTCCTTTCCGCCTCCCCAATTCATCATGGTGGAAGGCGATATCCGAGTCAATCAAAGGCGACACTCAGCGCTACAGAGCAATGGTGAAAGGGGAATGGAGCGCCGGGAAAAGTATTGTTAATCCCCAAGAGGACACGGACCTCCCGTTGGCCTCGGGACATGCCATCAACACGGGAAACTACATTATCAAGCTGGGTTTCGGCACGCCTGTGCAGAGCTTCTACACTGTCCTCGATACCGGCAGCTACATCGCCTGGATTCCCTGCAATCCCTGCTCCGGTTGCTCAAGTGAGCAATTCGAGCCATCCAAGTCGTCTACGTATAAGTATCTCACCTGCGCTTCTCAGCAGTGTCAGAGTCTGGGCGTCTGTGAGAACAACGATAACAATGTCAACTGCAGCAGTACTCAAGGGTATGGCGACAAGTCGGAGGTGGACGAGCTCATGTCGTCTGAGACGCTAACTGTGGGCTCTCAGCcggtggaggattttgtcttcGGATGTGCGAGTGCGGCGAGGGGACTCACCCAGAGTACACCCGGTTTGGTTGGGTTTGGGAAGGATCCTCTCTCCTTCGTTTCTCAGACGGCCACGTTATATGACAGTACGTTTTCTTATTGCCTTCCCTCACTCTTCTCCTCTGCTTTCACGGGGTATCTCATGCTGGGGAAAGGGGCTCTTTCGACTGTGCAAGGCTTGAAGTTCACTCCCCTCTTGTCCAACGCGGTGAACCCTTACTTCTATTATGTGGGGTTAAACGGAATCTCTGTGGGAGAAGAGCTTGTTTCCATTCCACCGGGGACATTGAGCTTGGATGAGTCGACGGGAAGAGGGAGTATCATAGACTAG